AGGATATTTCTCTCCCCATTTAGTTTCCAATTCAGCAAAAGCTTCCCCAGCAGCATCTAAGTTTCGGGCCTGATACACTTGTTGAAGATCATGCATAAAACTCCGTTTTTCCTTTGTCCCAATATAGTTCATCGTGTTTCTTATCTGATGAACAATACATAATTGTGTTACTGTTTCCGGAAACACAGCCTGAATAGCCTGGGTTAGCCCTTTCAGATTATCTGAACAGGCAATTAAAATATCTTTCACCCCTCGTTTCTTCAAATCATCCAACACGTTCATCCAAAATGAAGCCGATTCAGTTTCATTGATCCACATACTAATAACTTCTCTATGTCCATTGGTATTTAAACCGATAATCAGATAAACGCTTTTACTTATTATCTTACCTCCTGAACGAACTTTGATACGAATACCATCTAACCAAACAATCAGATAAGTATCATCCAATGGACGGGTTTGCCAGGCTTCTACATCGCTCATTACCTGATCTGTGATATTGGATATGGACGAAGAACTGATAGTGACACCATAAATGTCTTTTATCTGAGCTTCTATGTCACGAGTCGACATGCCTCGTGCATACAAAGAAATCACAACGCTTTCTATCTTGTCTATTACTTTTTGACGCTTGGGCAAAACGATGGGATTAAACTCACCCTGACGATCGCGGGGAACCTCTATAATTATTTCTCCACTACTGCTCTTTACTAACTTGCGGGTTTTTCCATTACGAGAGTTCCCACTGCCATTTCCTTTGACTGAGTGCTTGTCGTAGCCAAGATGTTCGCTCAACTCACTTTCTAACATCTTTTCTACTCCCCGCTTAAATAGCTTATCCATAAAACCATTTATGTCTTGCATGGTCTTGAAACCCTTGAAAAAATCTGTTGGTAACTGGGAGAAAAGTGCCTCATCTTCTGCACTCAATTTTGATAATACTGATTTCTGCTTTTTCATGTCCTTTTTTTTCTGTTATAAAAATAAGCATTTATTTCTATTTACACAGTTTTTTGGACGGTCTCAAAATGCTTACAAACATTGATGAATTTCGGGTAGTGTCCAAAAATTTGTGTAAACGCATTCTTATCTCATTTATTATTATTTTTTCTTTTCGAATCCCCTCTCAAAATTTTTGAGGGGTTTGAAAAGAAAAAACTTCCGTTTTTATTTTATTCTTAAACTAGTGTCACTAATATTTGCTCTATCAGGATATAAAATCATAAACTGATTGGCAATCAATGGCCAGTTGGAAACTTTTGCACTCCAAGATATTGAGGCTTGTTGGATCGCCAGATACACTGCTTTTTTCATTGCCTGATCATCAGGAAACATCAATTTATTTTTGGTGTATTTGCGTATGCTTCGATTTAGATTTTCAATCACATTAGTGGTATAGATAATCTTTCGTATTTCGGCTGGATAGGTAAAATAGGCTGTCAGATTTTCCCAATTTGCAATCCAGGATTTAATGGCATAAGGATATTTCTCTCCCCATTTAGTTTCCAATTCAGCAAAAGCTTCCCCAGCAGCATCTAAGTTTCGGGCCTGATACACTTGTTGAAGATCATGCATAAAACTCCGTTTTT
The sequence above is drawn from the Microbacter margulisiae genome and encodes:
- a CDS encoding IS256 family transposase, whose protein sequence is MKKQKSVLSKLSAEDEALFSQLPTDFFKGFKTMQDINGFMDKLFKRGVEKMLESELSEHLGYDKHSVKGNGSGNSRNGKTRKLVKSSSGEIIIEVPRDRQGEFNPIVLPKRQKVIDKIESVVISLYARGMSTRDIEAQIKDIYGVTISSSSISNITDQVMSDVEAWQTRPLDDTYLIVWLDGIRIKVRSGGKIISKSVYLIIGLNTNGHREVISMWINETESASFWMNVLDDLKKRGVKDILIACSDNLKGLTQAIQAVFPETVTQLCIVHQIRNTMNYIGTKEKRSFMHDLQQVYQARNLDAAGEAFAELETKWGEKYPYAIKSWIANWENLTAYFTYPAEIRKIIYTTNVIENLNRSIRKYTKNKLMFPDDQAMKKAVYLAIQQASISWSAKVSNWPLIANQFMILYPDRANISDTSLRIK